From one Candidatus Methanoplasma termitum genomic stretch:
- a CDS encoding PHP-associated domain-containing protein, producing the protein MGRVGKADTHLHTEYSGFNYLGALSFPESVSKPSSVVNRGRKGGYDVICITDHNETAGAFLAQEYAKGFDDIEVVVGEEVMTSDGEIIGLFLTEKIPTDLSIEETVDIIREQGGLTIAPHPFSFHVPGLKERIFDIDLDGFETLNGGHPDKYSNRFAQSVMERHPDRWASIGGSDAHSKYTFGYTWTEFEGNTAEDFRKSILNKKTVPKGRTAPVLGEVQWSMEVVLVGQKLMYNSLRKKLPNREDHALIEKINHVSDLKKLTGILGGFMYLFPPMSFIATLASTSYLNLGARRMRRDFEERLEEIDSLIANFDSERSTVKN; encoded by the coding sequence ATGGGTCGTGTCGGAAAGGCGGATACGCATCTTCACACCGAATACTCTGGGTTCAATTACTTAGGGGCGCTCAGTTTCCCGGAATCTGTTTCGAAACCGTCATCTGTGGTAAACCGCGGTAGAAAAGGTGGGTACGATGTTATCTGCATAACAGATCACAACGAGACAGCAGGGGCATTCTTGGCTCAGGAATATGCCAAAGGATTCGATGACATAGAAGTGGTTGTCGGCGAAGAAGTGATGACATCCGACGGCGAGATAATCGGCCTTTTCCTGACTGAAAAGATACCTACCGATCTGAGCATTGAAGAAACGGTCGATATTATAAGGGAACAGGGGGGCCTTACCATCGCTCCGCACCCGTTCAGCTTCCACGTACCTGGTCTTAAAGAAAGGATCTTCGACATAGATCTTGACGGCTTTGAAACGCTTAACGGCGGACATCCGGACAAATATTCCAATAGATTCGCGCAGAGTGTGATGGAAAGACATCCCGACAGATGGGCATCTATAGGAGGAAGCGACGCCCACTCAAAATACACTTTCGGATACACCTGGACAGAATTCGAGGGCAACACAGCCGAAGATTTCCGAAAGTCGATCCTGAACAAAAAGACCGTTCCGAAAGGAAGGACCGCTCCCGTTCTGGGAGAGGTGCAATGGAGTATGGAAGTAGTATTGGTAGGGCAGAAGCTCATGTATAACTCGCTCAGGAAAAAACTTCCTAACAGAGAAGACCACGCCCTGATAGAAAAAATAAACCATGTGAGCGATCTGAAGAAGCTCACTGGCATACTCGGCGGATTCATGTATCTTTTCCCCCCGATGTCTTTCATAGCAACCCTGGCGAGCACATCCTATCTTAATTTGGGGGCCAGGCGCATGCGCCGCGATTTCGAAGAAAGGTTGGAAGAGATAGATTCTCTGATAGCTAACTTTGACAGTGAACGCTCAACAGTGAAGAACTGA